The genomic stretch GCAAGGCGCAGGTTCCGGTAGATCTCCTCGGCGATATGGGGGGTGAACGGCGCAAGGAGCGCGATCAGGCGGCGCATGACGTAATATACGGTCTCGTAGGCGTACCGCTTCTCCGGTGAATCCTCCTCGAGCCACATCCTCGGCCGGACGAGCTGGACGTACCACCGGGAGAGATCCTCGAGGATGAAGGCGGCGAGCGCCCGCGTCACTTTGTGGAGGTAATACTCCTGCATGTCCGCAGCCGTGGTCCGCGCGAGCGAGTTCACCCGGGAGATTATCCAGCGGTCTTCTTCCGGCATATCCCTGACATGCGTCCGGACGAACGAGTCGTCCCAGAGGCCACCGGCCCCCGATGCCGGTTCAAACGAGTCGAGAACCATATACGGGAGCGGGAACCGGTAGACGTTCCAGAGGATGTTGAGCGTCCGGTGAATGGTCTTGACGCTGTCCCAGTTGAACTTCAGGTCGTCCCAGGGAGCGTTTGCCCAGAGGACATAGAACCGCAGAACGTCGACGCCGAACTGGTTCATCACCTCCTCGGGCGTCACCACGTTGCCGAAACTCTTGCTCATCTTGCGCCCGTCGGCGTCGAGAGCGAACCCGTGCATCAGGACGCTCTTGTAGGGGGCGCGGCCGAACGCCACGGTGCTCGCCCCGAGCTGGGAGTAGAACCAGCCCCGGGTCTGATCCTGCCCTTCGGTGATGAAGTCCGCCGGCCAGAGGCGGTCGAAGGCCTCGCGTTTTCCGGGGAACCCAAGGGTCGCCCACGACGCGACCGCCGAGTCGAACCAGACGTCGAAGATATCGGCGACCCGGCGCATCTCCCCGCCGCAGGAGCACGGGATGACGACTTCGTCCACGTAGGGGCGGTGCGGGTCGGGAACTTTCACGCCCGACCGCTCCTCGAGTTCGGCGATGGTGCCGATGACGGTTCGCTCGCCGCACTGCTCGCACTGCCAGATGGGGATGGGGATGCCCCAGTAGCGCTGCCGGGAGATGCACCAGTCGCGGGAGTCCCTGACGAAGTCGTGGAACCGGGCGCTTCCCGCCCAATCGGGGTACCACTTCACCTTCGCGATCTCCTCAAGCATCGGTTCGCGGATCTCGGTGGCTTTCAGGAACCACTGTGCCGTCGCCCGGTAGATGATGGGGGTCTTGCACCGCCAGCAGTGGCCGTAGCGGTGGGTGATCGTCCGCCGGGCGAGGAGGTAATCACCGAGCGCGTCGATGACGAGATCGTTTGCGTCCCGGACGTACATGTCCACGAACGTCCCGGCCTCCCGGGTGAAACACCCGCCGGCGTCGACCGGGCAGAAGACCTCGAGCCCTTCCCGGGTGCCGATCAGGTAGTCGTCCCACCCGTGCCCGGGAGCGATGTGGACGAGACCGGTGTTCTCGAGCTCGACGTAGTCGGCCGCGACGATCCGGTGCCGGATCTCCGCCTGGTGCGGAACCTGGCCGGCGAGCGGCGACGTGTACTCCGTCCCGACGAGGTCGCTGCCGCTGGCCTTCTCAAGGACGGTGTAGTCCTGGTAGCGCCCCATCTTCAGGACGGACTCGACGAGTTCGTCGGCGATCCAGAGGATCTCTTCGCGGCCGTCCTTCTTTGCCGCTACCCGCGCGTAGGTGAACGCGGGGTTGACCGCAACCGCGACGTTTGCCGGAAGCGTCCACGGCGTGGTCGTCCAGATCACCAGGAACTCGTTCTCGCGCCCGGTGATGGGGAACTTGACGAAGATGGAAGGGTCGGTCTCGTCCCAGTACTCCACCTCCGAGTCGGCGATCGCCGTCTCGCACCGGGGGCACCAGTTCACGACCCGGTGGCCGCGTTCGAGGAGCCCGCGCTCTTCCGCCCGCTGGACCGCCCACCACGCGGACTCGATGTATTCCTTCTTGATCGTCTGGTAGGGGTCGTCGAAGTCGAGCCAGATGGCGAGCTGCCGGAACTGGTCGCTCATGATCTCCATGTGCGTCACGGCGAACGTCCGGCACTGCTCGATGAACGCGGCGATCCCGTAATCCTCGATATCCTTCTTGGAGGTGAACCCGAGCTGGTGCTCGACCTTCACCTCGATAGGGAGGCCGTGCATGTCGTAGCCGGCCCGCTCGATGACGTTTCTCCCCCGCATCCGGTGGTAGCGGAGGATGGAGTCTTTTATGATCTTGTTCCAGGCGGTGCCGAGATGGATGTGGCCGGTGGTGTACGGCGGCCCGTCGACAAAAAAGAACGCTTTTCCATCCTCCCGCACCTCCTGGACGCGTGCATAGGTATTCTCCCGTTTCCAGTAGTCCTGGACTCCCGCCTCAAGTTCGCGCGGGTTATAACTGCCGGTGACTTCTTTCACCTCGTATCCCTCATATTCAGCACTGTGGTGTACCGTTTGTTGTTGGGGGACAAAGTGTTTCGTACTATGGGGAGTGGTGCAGACTCATGCGAAGCCGTGAAAGGGCGCGACTCGTGACCGCGTGCGATCCCGAGGGGGGATGGTCAAGTGGGGAACTTGTTGGGGGACGAAGTAAGCGAAGCGAGGGGAAGAACCCAGTACACTGGACCGTGGGGGTATCGCCATTTGGGGAGGCGGCTCGCGGGGTTCCATACCATTCGTCACCCCACCCCGCCCGCGCTTCGCGCTCCTCCCCCGCCCCTCAGGGGCGGGGGCAGTCCGTGGCGATATCCCCTGAAATCCGTATATGGGGATTGAAATGGGTCCGGTACTTCACTATCATTTTTGAGACTATCCCCGGGAGGTCAAACCCTCGACTTCCCTTCGCGTTCTTCGTGGCTTCGCGTGAGTTTTCAGTACGGGGCGATGGAGCCTCACGCGAGAGACATGATGCCGCGAAGGCATGTTCGCTTCACCCCACCCCTTTTATCCCCTGCTCCCCGACCTCTCCCCCATGCAGATCGCAGTCATCGGGAGGGAGGACTGCTCCGCTGAGGAGTATGAAGCGGCTGAGACTATCGGCTACCTCATCGCCGGGAATCACGAGACCGTCTGCTGCGGCGGCCTCGGCGGGGTGATGGAGGCCGCCTGCAGGGGTGCAAAAGAGGCCGGCGGGACGACCGTGGGCATCCTCCCGGAGACCGGGGAGGGGAACCCCTACCTCGATATCGTCATCCGCACCGGGATGGGCCACGCGAGGAACGTCGTCCTCGTTCACTCGGCCGACGCGGTGATCGCCGTCGGAGGAGGCTACGGCACGCTCTCGGAGATCGCAGTCAGCCTCAAGACGGACAAGCCCGTCTTCGGCCTCTCTACCTGGAAGATAGAGGGGGTGTTTGTCTGCGCCACGCCCGAGGAGGCGGTCATCCTCGCAGTTCGCGCAGCACGCCTGTCTCGGCCGTCTCGTAGCCCCCGAGATCCCGGAGAACCTTCTTGAACGCCTCCGAGGAGACGGTCTCGATGAGAGCCGCGATCCGCGGGTCGTCGAGCATCTCGCGGTGCATAGCGAGCTCGTAGCGCTCCGTCGCCACCGGGACGAACGCGAGATCGAGCGCTTTTGCGGCGCTGTAGACCCCCATTCCCGCGTCGACCTCGCCGGTCCGGACGGCAAGCGCCACCGCAAGGTGCGTCGTCACCTCGCGTTCGTAGCCACTGATGGAGGCCGGTTCGATCCCGCGCTCCGCGAGATGGTGGTCAAGGAGCATCCTTGTCCCCGACCCCCTCTGCCGGTTGACGAACGTCCGGCCGGGCAGGTCCTCAAATCCGAGGCCGTCGCGGGAGATGACGCCCTGCTGGCGCTCCGCCACGCAGAGGAGGACGAGGTCGGCGCCCGGCAGGTAGCGCTCCAGGTAATGGGTGTTATAGGTGCCGTCGGGGGCGAGGAGGTGCATCGGAGCCGCGTGGCACTCCTGCTTCTTCAGTGCAATCACCCCGCCCATGCTCCCGACATGGGTGGAGTGGACGTCGACGCCGCGCGGCCGCACCAGGTCGGCCAGGTGGTCGAGGGCGGGGTCGTGGCTGCCGGTGACGAGCACCGCCTCCTCCGCCTCTGCGTGGGGGACGGTGAGCCGGACGTCCACGGCCTCCCCCGCCTCGGCCCCTTCCTTCTGCGACGGGATCTGCATGTAGCCGTTCGCCCGCACCGCGCTCATCTGGACGCCCGCGCCCCGTGACTGGGGCACCGCCACCCAGCGTTCGCCGATCCTTCCTGCCGAGAGGAGGACGAACTCGTCGGTTCCGATATCGGAGTGGAGGCTTGTGGTCAGCCGGGCGGCAACATGTTCGGGCTCGCGGACGGGCATACCGTAGCGGGCGACGAGGGGCATGACGATCTCGCGGAGCACCGTCGCCGCTGCAAGGGGATAGCCCGGGAGCCCGATCACCGGTTTCCCCTCGATCCTGCCGATGATCACCGGCTTTCCGGGTTTGATGGCGACCCCGTGCGCCAGCACCTCGCCGAGATCGCGGATGATATCGGCGGTGTAGTCCCGCGTTCCGGCGGACGATCCCGCCGAGACGAGCAGGACGTCGTTCTCCGCGACGCCGCGCCTGACCGCCTCCCGGATCATATTGTAGTCGTCCGGGACGATCCCGTAGCGGTGCGCCTCCACGCCCGCCTCCGCGAGGACGGACGCGGCCATCAGGGTGTTGCTCTCCACCACCTTCCCGGGCGGAGGCATCTCACCCGCCGGCACGAGTTCGCTCCCGGTGGGGATCAGGCCCGCCCGGAGACTGATGACCGCAACCTCCGTGACGCCGTAGTTTGCGAGCGCCCCGAGGTCGTGCGGCCGGATCCGGTGCCCCCTCGGGAGGATCATCTCCGACTCGCCGATGTCCTCGCCGACCGGGCGGACGTGCTGCCAGGGGCTGACCGGCTTTCGGACGGTGTAGGTCTCGCCGTCGCGACGTTCCACGGGAGCGGAGCGGGAGAAGTCGTCAGACTTCGACCCGACCCAGACGTCCTCGATCATGATCACCGCGTCGTAGCCGGGCGGGACGATGTTCCCCGTATTGACCCGCGCCGCGTCCGGGAGGGTCACCGGGTTCTGCTCGTTCGCGCCGACGGTATTGGCACTCCTGACTGCGATCCCGTCCATCGCCGAGAGATGGATGGCGGGGACCGAGAACCGGGCGAATATGGGCTCCGCGGTGATCCTCCCCACCGCCCCGGGATTCACCGGAACGCGGACGACTCCCGGAACCGCCGAAAAAGAGGATTCTACAAGCGCCCGCGCCTCCGCGAGCGATATCACCGAGAGGTAGCGTTTCACCACAGGATCACCTCGACCTCTTCGTCGACCTCGAACCCCTCGCTCGATGCCGGGATCCGCACCAGCCCCTCGCTCTGTACCAGGGTGTTGAGGAGTCCCGACTTCCCGAAGACCGGTGTCGCCTCCCCGTCGCCGAGACGGACCCGGACATAGTCCTCCCGCCCGCGGGTGGAGGGGATGTTCTGGGTCAGCCGTGCGCGGACGGTTCGCCGGGAGACGGCGGTCTGCCGCATCGCCGCGAGGAGATGATCGACGACGGCGACGAGCACGACGAAGGCCGAGGCCGGGTGCCCGGGGAGCCCGATGACCGGTTTGCCCCGTGCCGTCCCGATGATGGTGGGTTTTCCGGGGGCGATGGCGATCCCGTGCACCAGCACCTCGCCGAGTTCCGCGACGACCGCGGCGGTGTTGTCCCGCTCGTCCTTCGACGAGCCTCCCGAGACCAGAACCGCGTCGCACCGCTCAAGCGCAGAAGAGACCGCCCGTTTCAGCACCGCCCGTTCGTCCCTGACGATCCCGAAGTAGACCGGATGGCAGCCCCGTTCGGTCACGAAGGCGCCGGCGAGGTAGGAGTTCGCGTCCCGCACCTCGCCCGGCCCGGGGGTCTCGACGACAGGGACAAGTTCGTTCCCCGTCGAGATGATCCCGATCTTCGGCACCTGCACCACGCTGACCCGGTCGGCGCCGATCGCCGCGGCAACGCCGATCTCGCGGGGGGTCAGCACGCGCCCCCGTTCCAGAGCCGCCTTCCCCCCCCTGAAGTCTTCGCCGCAGAAGACCACGTTCTCCCCCGGCGCCACCGGGCGGTGGACCAGGATATCGTCCCCGATCTGCTCGGCGTGCTCGATCATCACCACCGCGTCCGCGCCCGCAGGGAGAGCTCCGCCGGTGGGGACGTAGCGACACGATCCGGGGGAGATGCTCCCGGCATCCGCGCTCCCCATCCCGACCCGGCCCCGGCACTGGAGCATCGCCGGGATGGCCTCGGACGCCCCGGTGGTCTCGGCCGCGGCGACAGCGTAGCCGTCGACCGTCGAGCGGTCGAACCCCGGGATGTCGATATCGGCATGGACGTCCCTCGCGAGAACCCGGTGCAGGGCGTCTTCGAGCGGCACGTCCTCGTACCCAAGCGGCGGCGCGATCCTCCGCACCGCCTCCACGGCCTCGGCGACGGATACGACCTCGAGAAAAAGGCTCATCTGAAGCAGCCCAGCTGACAGCTGCGGATCTTTATTCTCGGTTCGCGCTGGTTGCAGTACCGGGCGATATCCATCTTCGGGATGCTGTACTTCTCCGATATCTCGAAGGCCTGCGGGCAGGTTAGCTCGTCTTCTATGCCGTATGCCTCGAAGGCTTTCCGTATCTTATCCTCGTCCATAGTACAACATGGTATGCCTGAAGGAAGATAGGATTTGCTATCGCGCCGGTCAAGCACTACCATTTAGCAGCCTCGCGGTCCACATGGTACCCGATGCGGATCGCGCTGATCAATTCAAAACAGGACACTGCAGGGGTAACCATCAGACACCACCTCGAGACCCTGCTCGTGGCGGGCGGGCGGTGGCCGCTTGCCGAACGGCATGAACTGACGTTCTGCGAGGTCGCAGGAAGGCTGATCCATCAGGACCGGATCGACCGGGAGGTCGATGCCGATCTCATCCTTTTCATATCCCGGCATGCGAGCGTACACCCGACGCCCGCCCTGACGGTGCACGTCACCGGCAACTACGAGGCCGCCGATCTCGGCGGGGAGCCGGGGAGACTCGCTCCGGCAGCTCCCGCGTGGATGCACGCAATCCTCGGCAACCTCGCCGCCCGTGCCCCGGAGGGCTACCGTGTCTCCTACGAGGTGACGCACCACGGCCCGACGGAGCTCTCGACGCCCTCGCTCTTCGTCGAGATCGGGTCGACCGCGACCGAATGGGCCGATCCGGCCGCCGGGCGAGCGGTTGCGGAGAGCATCCTTGCCGCGGAGCCGCAGGAGACGATCAACCTCCTCGGTTTCGGCGGCACCCACTACGCCGTGCGGCAGACCGGGATTGCTCTCTCTTCCCGGGGAGCCTTCGGACACATCGTCCCGACGCGGCAGATCGGCGCTATCGATCCCGATCTCCTCCGGGTGATGCAGGAGGCGAGCGGCGCCGTGGCGGCCTACATCGACAGGAAATCGCTCTCGAAGGACGAAGCCGGGCGGGTCGAGCGGATGCTCGACGATGCCGGGCTCCTCCTCCTCTCCGAGTCGGAGATCCGGGAGGCGTCCGGTCTTGCGTGGACCACCTACCTCCGGGTCAGGTCTCTCGCCGAAGAGATTGCTCCCGGGTCACGCGTTCGCATCCACGATCTTGTGGGAGAGGGGAATCCCGCTGTGGTCAGGATTGTGCCCGATCTGATTGAAGAAACGATTAAATCCGACAGATCGGATTTTCTCAACGGTCTCGACCTGTTGCCCGTCGCCCATCTCTCCTCAGGGTCTACAGAGGTATTATCGACGTTTATCGGCTTTGAAAGCGCATCGTCCCGACTCGCAAGAGATATAACTACCCTGTGCGTAAAACTCTTACTTATCTGTGAAAATGCTGTTATCGACGGTGATCACCTCGTCCTCCGGAAGGTGCGGTTCGACCCCGAGAAGGCGCGCAGACACGGGGTGCCGAAAGGGCCGCTCTTCGCCATGCTTGCCGGCGGAAAGGCGGTCGAGTTCGAGGGCCGAAGGATCACACCCGATGCAGTGCAGACAACCAGCGTGAAGCGGATACATATCCCGGGATTGGAGAAATACATATGAAATCCATCGTAGAAGAGGCACTTTCACGGGCGCGAGAGGACCAGCGCTTTGCTGAGCCCACGGAGGTCGACAAAGAGCTTGAAGAGCTCCTTATGGAACTCCGGACTGAGATTGCAGTCGTCGGGTGCGGGGGGGGCGGTTCGAACACGGTGACCCGGATGACGGAGGAAGGGATCAACGGGGCGCGGCTGATCGCTCTCAACACCGACGCGCAGCACCTGGTCAGAACACGGGCGGATACCCGGATCCTCATCGGGAGACAGAGGACCCGCGGTCTCGGCGCCGGCTCGATCCCTCAGGTTGGCGAAGAGGCGGCCATCGAGACCGAAGACGAGATCAAGCGGGCCGTCGAGGGGTGCGACATGGTATTCATCACCACCGGGCTTGGGGGCGGCACCGGTACCGGCTCCGCACCCGTGGTCGCGAAAGCTGCCCGGGAGGAGGGCGCACTGACCATTGCGGTGGTCACCCTGCCGTTCACGGTGGAAGGCGCTATCCGGGGCCAGAACGCTGAGGCCGGCCTCGAGCGGCTCCGTGAGGTTGCGGATACCGTCATCGTCGTCCCGAACGACCGGCTGCTCGAGGTCGTGCCCCGGCTTCCGCTCCACGCCGCGTTCAAGGTCTCGGACGAGGTGCTGATGCGGGCGGTCAAGGGCATCACCGAGCTCATCACGATGCCCGGTCTCGTGAACCTCGACTTCGCCGATGTCCGGACGGTCATGGAGCGCGGAGGCGTCGCGATGATCGGGATGGGCGAGAGCGACAGCGAGGACAAAGCCGCCGACTCGGTCAAGAAGGCGCTGCGCTCCCCGCTGCTCGATGTCGACATCTCCGGGGCGACCGCAGCCCTCGTCAACGTGGTCGGCGGGCCCGATATGACCATGTCCGAGGCGGAAGGCGTCATCCAGGAGGTCTACGACCGCATCGATCCCGACGCCCGCATCATCTGGGGTGCCCAGGTCGACCCCGATATGCAGGGCAAGATGCGGACGCTGCTTGTGGTCACCGGCGTCCGGTCACCACAAATATATGGGAGAAACGAAAAGAGTATGCCACGCATGATGAAACAGTTTGAGATCGACTTCCTGAAGTGAGCCAAGATGATGGATTATAAAGAGACGTTGAAGGAAGTAAAGTCGTTCAAGATCGAGGAGGAACTCTTCAAAAAGTACTGGCGGGTGCTGAAACTGGCACGGACGCCGACCCGCGACGAGTTCTCCAAGATCGCCATTGTGGCGGCGGCCGGGATCATGCTCATCGGCCTTGTCGGCTTTATCATATACGAGATCATGCTGGTACTGCCCAAATGATGGATATGGCTGAGAGCGCAAACAGGATATACGCGATAAAGACGACCGCAAAACAGGAGCGGACGGTAGCCGACAACATCGAGAAGGTGACCCGCGAGCAGAAGGACATCCATGTGGTGGCCGTTATGGTTCCCGAAGAACTGAAAGGCTACGTCCTCGTGGAGAGCCCTGACTCCATCGCCCGTATAGAGCAGTTGGTGGAGCTGATCCCCCACGCGCGTGCGGTGGTGCAGGGTTCGACGGCTCTCTCCGAGGTGGAGCATTTCCTGGTGCCGAAGAAGGCGGTCACCGGCATCACCGAGGGCACCATCGTCGAGATCATCGCCGGCCCGTTCAAGAGCGAGAAGGCGGTCGTCAAGCGCGTCGACACCGGAAAGGAAGAGATCACGGTCGAACTCTACGAGAGTATGATTCCGATCCCGATTACGGTCCGCGGCGACTCCGTTCGCGTCGTGGAGCGGTCGGACGAGATGTCCTGAAGAATATCCTCATCTTCTTTTTTCCCGCCGCGTCCCGCTATACCGGCGGCGATAGAACCCCCGGCGACCGGGTGTCACGCACGCGCGACGTCTGCATGTGCTACCCGGGTACTGTACTTTAAATCCTCTCACGTAGACCTTAGATAACCCAGGCAACTATTCCCCTGAGGAATAATAGCTGGTGAACTTGTATGGCAGAAACGGTCGAGGTATTGGTACCCGGCGGCAAGGCAACAGCAGGCCCGCCTCTGGGGCCCGCGCTCGGACCTCTCGGTATCAACGTGAAGGCTGTCGTCGACGAGATCAACAAGAAAACAGCCGAATTCAACGGCATGCAGGTGCCGGTGACGGTCACGGTCGACGATAAGAAGAACTTCACGATTGAGGTGGGCATCCCGCCCACGACGGCGCTCGTCATGAAAGAGGCCGGTATTGCGAAAGGTTCGGCAGAGCCGGGTGCTCAGGTGGCAGGCAATCTGCCGCTGGAGGCCGCCGTCCGTATTGCCCGTATGAAGTTTGATGGCATGCTCTCGTACGATCTGAAGTCCGCGGTCAAAGAGGTCCTCGGAACGTGCGTAAGCGTCGGCGTCACCATCGAGGGGAGAAAACCCCGCGAGATGATCCAGGCCATCAATGACGGGGAGTACGACGGCGTACTCGTCGCATAGATGTCAGACAACCATAGAAGATCGTGAGGTCGTGTACTATGGAGGCAAAGGATGGTTGATAAAACCAGTATACAGAAAGCCGTTGTAACGGCACTGGAGAAGGCTCCGGAACGGAAGTTCAAGGAGAGCGTGGATATCACCGTCAACCTCAGGAATATCGACATGTCCCAGCCCAAGAATCGTATTGATGAGACGATTCACCTCCCGCACGGTTTTGACAACGTCAAGATCGCAGTTCTCGGGAAGGGCGATATCACCACGCAGGCAAAAGAGGTGAACGTGGACCTCATCATCGGACCTGAGGAGATCGAGCGGCTCGGGGGAGAGCCCCGCGAAGCGCGCAAGGTGGCGGATGAGTACCGGTTCTTCCTTGCCGAGACGGCAATGATGCCGCTCGTCGGTCGGTATCTCGGTGTCAGGCTCGGTCCACGCGGACGGATGCCGATGCCGGTTCCGCAGGGAATGGATATCCGGCCCATCGTTCAGCGTCTCCGGAGCTCCGTGAAGGTCCGGACGAAGGACAAGAAGGTCTTCCACGCAAAGGTCGGAACTTCCGGGATGGATTCCGAGCAGATCGCCGAGAACATCGATACGGTTCTCCGGAGGGTCGAGTCCGTCCTCGAGAGCGGCGCGATGAATATCCACTCGGTCTACGTGAAGACGACCATGGGGCCGGCAGTGAGGGTGATCTGATGGCGCTCTATACGCAGCACCTGCCCCGGTGGAAGAAGGAAGAAGTAGAGGAGATCAGGCGCGGTATCGAGGAGCACTCGCTCGTCGGCGTCGTGGACATGTACGGCATTCCCGCCTCGCAGGTCCAGCAGATCCGGCGGAACCTCCGCGGCACGGCGAGGGTGAAGATGGCCCGCAACACGCTGATCGAGCACGCCTTAAACGAGCTCGGCGGCAGCGTTGCGTCCTTAAACGACCACGCCGAAGGCCAGAGCGCCCTGATCTTCACGAACGAGAATCCTTTCAAGCTCTTCAAACTGCTCGAGAAGACCAAGACGAAGATGGCGGCGAAGCCCGGCGAGACAGCTCCCGAGGATATCGTCATCCCGAAGGGTCCGACCAGCTTCAAGCCCGGCCCGATTGTGGGCGAGCTCCAGCAGGTGGGCATTCCCGCAGCCATTGAGGGCGGAAAGGTCAAGATCCGCGAGACGAAGACGGTCGTGAAGAAGGGCGAGGTCATCAGCAAGAAGGTTGCCGACGCTCTCGTGAAGCTCGGCGTCAAGCCGATGGATGTCGGTCTCATCCTGCAGGCCGCATACTACCGGAATACCATCTTCACGCCGGACCTGCTTGCTATCGATGAGGAAGCCTACGCGAACAACATCGTGCTCGCGGCCCAGCAGGCGTTCAACCTCTCGGTCAACGCCGTCATCCCGACCCGGCTTACCGTCGCGGCCATCATCGGCAAGGCGGTTCGCGAGGCCCGGAACGTGGGCGTCGAGGCGA from Methanoculleus chikugoensis encodes the following:
- a CDS encoding transcription elongation factor Spt5; its protein translation is MAESANRIYAIKTTAKQERTVADNIEKVTREQKDIHVVAVMVPEELKGYVLVESPDSIARIEQLVELIPHARAVVQGSTALSEVEHFLVPKKAVTGITEGTIVEIIAGPFKSEKAVVKRVDTGKEEITVELYESMIPIPITVRGDSVRVVERSDEMS
- a CDS encoding protein translocase SEC61 complex subunit gamma, with amino-acid sequence MMDYKETLKEVKSFKIEEELFKKYWRVLKLARTPTRDEFSKIAIVAAAGIMLIGLVGFIIYEIMLVLPK
- the ftsZ gene encoding cell division protein FtsZ; this encodes MKSIVEEALSRAREDQRFAEPTEVDKELEELLMELRTEIAVVGCGGGGSNTVTRMTEEGINGARLIALNTDAQHLVRTRADTRILIGRQRTRGLGAGSIPQVGEEAAIETEDEIKRAVEGCDMVFITTGLGGGTGTGSAPVVAKAAREEGALTIAVVTLPFTVEGAIRGQNAEAGLERLREVADTVIVVPNDRLLEVVPRLPLHAAFKVSDEVLMRAVKGITELITMPGLVNLDFADVRTVMERGGVAMIGMGESDSEDKAADSVKKALRSPLLDVDISGATAALVNVVGGPDMTMSEAEGVIQEVYDRIDPDARIIWGAQVDPDMQGKMRTLLVVTGVRSPQIYGRNEKSMPRMMKQFEIDFLK
- a CDS encoding 50S ribosomal protein L11, encoding MAETVEVLVPGGKATAGPPLGPALGPLGINVKAVVDEINKKTAEFNGMQVPVTVTVDDKKNFTIEVGIPPTTALVMKEAGIAKGSAEPGAQVAGNLPLEAAVRIARMKFDGMLSYDLKSAVKEVLGTCVSVGVTIEGRKPREMIQAINDGEYDGVLVA
- a CDS encoding D-aminoacyl-tRNA deacylase, whose translation is MRIALINSKQDTAGVTIRHHLETLLVAGGRWPLAERHELTFCEVAGRLIHQDRIDREVDADLILFISRHASVHPTPALTVHVTGNYEAADLGGEPGRLAPAAPAWMHAILGNLAARAPEGYRVSYEVTHHGPTELSTPSLFVEIGSTATEWADPAAGRAVAESILAAEPQETINLLGFGGTHYAVRQTGIALSSRGAFGHIVPTRQIGAIDPDLLRVMQEASGAVAAYIDRKSLSKDEAGRVERMLDDAGLLLLSESEIREASGLAWTTYLRVRSLAEEIAPGSRVRIHDLVGEGNPAVVRIVPDLIEETIKSDRSDFLNGLDLLPVAHLSSGSTEVLSTFIGFESASSRLARDITTLCVKLLLICENAVIDGDHLVLRKVRFDPEKARRHGVPKGPLFAMLAGGKAVEFEGRRITPDAVQTTSVKRIHIPGLEKYI
- a CDS encoding TIGR00725 family protein — encoded protein: MQIAVIGREDCSAEEYEAAETIGYLIAGNHETVCCGGLGGVMEAACRGAKEAGGTTVGILPETGEGNPYLDIVIRTGMGHARNVVLVHSADAVIAVGGGYGTLSEIAVSLKTDKPVFGLSTWKIEGVFVCATPEEAVILAVRAARLSRPSRSPRDPGEPS
- the ileS gene encoding isoleucine--tRNA ligase gives rise to the protein MKEVTGSYNPRELEAGVQDYWKRENTYARVQEVREDGKAFFFVDGPPYTTGHIHLGTAWNKIIKDSILRYHRMRGRNVIERAGYDMHGLPIEVKVEHQLGFTSKKDIEDYGIAAFIEQCRTFAVTHMEIMSDQFRQLAIWLDFDDPYQTIKKEYIESAWWAVQRAEERGLLERGHRVVNWCPRCETAIADSEVEYWDETDPSIFVKFPITGRENEFLVIWTTTPWTLPANVAVAVNPAFTYARVAAKKDGREEILWIADELVESVLKMGRYQDYTVLEKASGSDLVGTEYTSPLAGQVPHQAEIRHRIVAADYVELENTGLVHIAPGHGWDDYLIGTREGLEVFCPVDAGGCFTREAGTFVDMYVRDANDLVIDALGDYLLARRTITHRYGHCWRCKTPIIYRATAQWFLKATEIREPMLEEIAKVKWYPDWAGSARFHDFVRDSRDWCISRQRYWGIPIPIWQCEQCGERTVIGTIAELEERSGVKVPDPHRPYVDEVVIPCSCGGEMRRVADIFDVWFDSAVASWATLGFPGKREAFDRLWPADFITEGQDQTRGWFYSQLGASTVAFGRAPYKSVLMHGFALDADGRKMSKSFGNVVTPEEVMNQFGVDVLRFYVLWANAPWDDLKFNWDSVKTIHRTLNILWNVYRFPLPYMVLDSFEPASGAGGLWDDSFVRTHVRDMPEEDRWIISRVNSLARTTAADMQEYYLHKVTRALAAFILEDLSRWYVQLVRPRMWLEEDSPEKRYAYETVYYVMRRLIALLAPFTPHIAEEIYRNLRLAGDPESIHMLDWPEADDSLIDSRLEADMAIIQSFDDAVATARQNGRRKLRWPVSETVVVTGSNEVKAALEGLNDLALNRANARTVGVVTGRWDRILWQAEPVMRAIGPEFGKEGPKVKALIESADGTALKAAIERDGKTQIDGYEIAARHVTFAEALPEGVFAAPMKDATVYVDVTLTPALEAEGYAREVIRRIQEMRRQLDLNVDDFIVAAVDVADERVASLIAEEEWQKEIAGEVRAAALTVRRNGEKPAEPFALEKDWDVEGVQMQIGISRAGE
- the glp gene encoding gephyrin-like molybdotransferase Glp, encoding MSLFLEVVSVAEAVEAVRRIAPPLGYEDVPLEDALHRVLARDVHADIDIPGFDRSTVDGYAVAAAETTGASEAIPAMLQCRGRVGMGSADAGSISPGSCRYVPTGGALPAGADAVVMIEHAEQIGDDILVHRPVAPGENVVFCGEDFRGGKAALERGRVLTPREIGVAAAIGADRVSVVQVPKIGIISTGNELVPVVETPGPGEVRDANSYLAGAFVTERGCHPVYFGIVRDERAVLKRAVSSALERCDAVLVSGGSSKDERDNTAAVVAELGEVLVHGIAIAPGKPTIIGTARGKPVIGLPGHPASAFVVLVAVVDHLLAAMRQTAVSRRTVRARLTQNIPSTRGREDYVRVRLGDGEATPVFGKSGLLNTLVQSEGLVRIPASSEGFEVDEEVEVILW
- a CDS encoding molybdopterin biosynthesis protein; its protein translation is MVKRYLSVISLAEARALVESSFSAVPGVVRVPVNPGAVGRITAEPIFARFSVPAIHLSAMDGIAVRSANTVGANEQNPVTLPDAARVNTGNIVPPGYDAVIMIEDVWVGSKSDDFSRSAPVERRDGETYTVRKPVSPWQHVRPVGEDIGESEMILPRGHRIRPHDLGALANYGVTEVAVISLRAGLIPTGSELVPAGEMPPPGKVVESNTLMAASVLAEAGVEAHRYGIVPDDYNMIREAVRRGVAENDVLLVSAGSSAGTRDYTADIIRDLGEVLAHGVAIKPGKPVIIGRIEGKPVIGLPGYPLAAATVLREIVMPLVARYGMPVREPEHVAARLTTSLHSDIGTDEFVLLSAGRIGERWVAVPQSRGAGVQMSAVRANGYMQIPSQKEGAEAGEAVDVRLTVPHAEAEEAVLVTGSHDPALDHLADLVRPRGVDVHSTHVGSMGGVIALKKQECHAAPMHLLAPDGTYNTHYLERYLPGADLVLLCVAERQQGVISRDGLGFEDLPGRTFVNRQRGSGTRMLLDHHLAERGIEPASISGYEREVTTHLAVALAVRTGEVDAGMGVYSAAKALDLAFVPVATERYELAMHREMLDDPRIAALIETVSSEAFKKVLRDLGGYETAETGVLRELRG